A region of Culicoides brevitarsis isolate CSIRO-B50_1 chromosome 1, AGI_CSIRO_Cbre_v1, whole genome shotgun sequence DNA encodes the following proteins:
- the LOC134838557 gene encoding general odorant-binding protein 99b-like yields MNQLPLILLLVGLSTVLAKPKDPKDRVIPEYLHAPLKDLHDECVEESKVDPKLLEKCLDREVPDIREVKCYIDCLLRKSMVYDDKGSVDFRRVRYVVPNDVYYILDHLQKECGHINEPDGCETAYKSAKCFFDAHEATLEFCHLLIFDYKFE; encoded by the exons atgaatcaattacctttaattttattacttgttGGCTTGTCAACAGTTTTGGCCAAACCAAAGGACCCAAAAGATCGCGTCATCCCGGAATACCTTCATGCCCCGTTGAAGGATTTGCACGATGAATGCGTCGAAGAAAGCAAAGTCGATCCGAAACTCTTAGAGAAATGCTTGGATCGTGAAGTGCCTGATATTCGCGAAGTTAAGTGTTACATCGACTGTTTGTTGCGTAAATCGATGGTTTATGACGACAAAGGTTCCGTGGACTTCCGTCGTGTCAGATATGTCGTCCCTAACGACGTTTATTACATTTTGGATCACTTGCAGAAGGAATGTGGGCACATCA acgaACCCGATGGCTGTGAGACAGCTTACAAGTCAGCAAAATGCTTCTTTGATGCCCACGAAGCCACTTTGGAGTTCTGTCACTTGCTCATTTTCGACTACAAGTTCGAATAA
- the LOC134827996 gene encoding eIF-2-alpha kinase GCN2, producing the protein MEDTKESCKERQENELEVLKSIFGSDVQDLRNIQKKWKPLNLKIRLTPQKGSSGDQQTYVSTSLHVSCSNKYPAIVPKMQLEDNKGLSDMLLEQLLELLTKQAKELEGEVMIFELTQTVQEFLHKHNHKPRGSFYDEMQKRNEDLMKLKENEEAMKKKQLRDELLRRKEELKNETRIRRDTMKRSISESSPTHRTYSSSENSENSPLYKLNNLSISECGEHKKSETIYFTNVGRKIQKGMCIAHSEKGCIAYSGIDLESGQLFYITEWFLKYSVIESKGKHVTDLITELESEMKSLSELHHKNLISYHFMQIAHKKEGLLIYLVQDYVCGSSVSSISSYLGWTSDGASFVARGILDALIYLHTQGVTHDNLYDSTVYIDNNGCVKVTDFNLVPLLEEFASGQQQTKSDLVAFGALIESLSPTPATEMRDFIEKCKSTRTISLTDLLEHPFLRPILFQENEKQLKVKANNKIDYERPPSTQLLPYATPVVTTEKSRLDTEFEFLNNLGKGAYGDVLKVRNKLDNRQYAIKRIPLPARSKQLYRKMTREVELLSRLNHENVVRYYNSWIEKAVVQGDAKNSQMDTDDWSMSNERSNRLKPRMLKQTSDESSDDSSDWICMPKENSDSSDGIEFVDSNGAVMKYAEDSDNDPNPSKENKESNNEIQFMYIQMEFCEKLTLRTAIDNNLYEDTDRLWRLFREICEGLFHIHQQGMIHRDLKPVNIFLDSRDQVKIGDFGLATTSVLALQDTTTMQSSNQHNSSSLTGNVGTALYVAPELASTNASKSTYNQKVDLYSLGIILFEMCSPPLATGMERVKTILAIRSPSITLPDYMLKDPNKSQQVQLIKWLLNHDPKQRPTTEELLSSDLLPSQKLEANELQEMVRHVLANPQSRIYKHLIARCLAQESDILTEMTYHTDMMPILPLFEFVKTKISKLFVLHGGIEVVTPLLTPMSSTIYPNTVRLMTHSGSVVCLPYDLRLPFIRHVALNGISFIRRYSIGRVYREKKVFNFHPKQIFEGAFDIITPNRGNLLADAELLFIAYDIVNELPILAQRNISFRLNHTSLLRAILLYCNVPQGRYNDVLALTNDFLEGKMSKFQLNSSINSILDHSSKHTSTLIELLQVDTTVANINSTVLRTLIKGRGEAAQLAKVAIKEVEFVVMLAQTFGVTCPMHLNAGFGGGENLNLKSGGIVWQMTGDLKAGRHNKSTTLAAGGRYDDKILESQKIASNTGITIPNRGMSGCGFSFALDKLVYALRLSEDEIKHSSVDIVICVVPGSPIKEVAQTLRTFWSAGLKAGTAEANSFNEAQDMAKDLCAKHVILLGAGGEFRVRTWEKNQFQEKKVMKHELISYLSNVPNSQTLMTSSTSNFGHATNNIVNSVKINNQFNTCLPTLDYVFRLSEKVSTSKRKRYEGQIEQTVSPILSKFAKKEKITIIAVELGMNVVKAMIATIDPCPESLEDDAISGLNQLIEKFPKHKKVIKDVYDEIYDILADTQNSSIVGIYSIVDCYYRLLL; encoded by the exons ATGGAAGACACCAAAGAATCGTGTAAAGAGAGACAAGAGAATGAATTAGAAGTGCTAAAG TCAATTTTCGGGTCAGATGTGCAAGACCTGCGTAACATACAGAAAAAATGGAAACCGCTAAATTTGAAGATACGTCTTACGCCGCAAAAGGGCAGTTCGGGAGACCAACAAACATAT GTGAGCACGTCACTACATGTGTCGTGTTCCAACAAATATCCGGCAATTGTGCCGAAAATGCAGCTGGAAGATAACAAAGGCTTGTCCGACATGCTGCTCGAGCAACTTCTCGAACTCCTGACGAAGCAAGCGAAAGAGCTCGAGGGCGAAGTGATGATTTTCGAGTTGACGCAAACCGTTCAggaatttttgcacaaacacAATCACAAACCGCGTGGCAGCTTTTACGAcgaaatgcaaaaaagaaacgaggatttgatgaaattgaaagaaaatgaagaagcgatgaagaaaaaacagcTGCGTGATGAGTTGCTGCGCCGCAAAGAAGAACTGAAGAACGAGACACGCATTCGACGTGACACCATGAAACGCAGCATCAGCGAATCGAGTCCCACACATCGAACCTACAGCTCGTCAGAAAATTCGGAAAACTCCCCGTtgtacaaattaaataatttatccaTAAGCGAATGTggcgaacacaaaaaaagcgaAACAATTTACTTCACGAACGTTGGTCGAAAAATCCAGAAGGGAATGTGCATCGCGCACTCGGAAAAGGGATGCATCGCCTATTCCGGCATCGATTTGGAGTCTGGACAGTTATTTTACATCACGGAATGGTTCCTCAAGTACTCCGTCATCGAGTCAAAAGGCAAACACGTTACAGATCTCATCACCGAACTCGAATCCGAGATGAAAAGTTTGTCGGAATTGCATCACAAGAACCTCATTTCCTATCATTTCATGCAAATCGCGCACAAAAAAGAGGGTCTCCTCATCTATCTCGTGCAAGATTACGTCTGTGGCTCGTCCGTCAGCAGCATTTCAAGTTATCTCGGATGGACATCGGATGGCGCGAGTTTCGTTGCACGTGGAATTCTCGACGCTCTGATCTACTTGCACACGCAAGGAGTCACGCACGACAATTTGTACGACTCTACGGTCTACATCGACAATAACGGGTGCGTAAAAGTGACAGATTTCAATTTAGTACCACTTTTGGAGGAGTTTGCCAGTGGGCAGCAACAAACAAAATCAGATTTAGTAGCATTTGGAGCTCTTATTGAGTCTTTGTCGCCGACGCCTGCCACTGAAATGCgcgattttatcgaaaaatgtaaatctaCGAGAACGATTTCCTTGACTGACTTGCTGGAACACCCGTTTTTGAGACCAATTCTCTTCCAGGAGAAcgaaaaacaactaaaagtGAAGGCAAATAACAAAATAGACTACGAGAGACCACCGTCCACGCAATTATTGCCATATGCCACGCCAGTAGTTACGACGGAAAAGTCCCGTCTTGACACGGaattcgaatttttgaataatttgggTAAGGGAGCCTATGGAGATGTGTTAAAAGTACGAAATAAATTAGATAATCGGCAATATGCGATAAAGAGAATCCCTTTACCGGCACGAAGTAAGCAACTTTATCGCAAAATGACACGTGAAGTTGAGCTACTTTCTCGATTAAACCATGAAAATGTCGTTCGTTATTACAATTCATGGATAGAAAAGGCCGTTGTGCAAGGAGATGCGAAAAATAGTCAAATGGATACCGATGACTGGTCTATGAGCAACGAAAGGAGTAATCGCTTGAAACCGCGCATGCTGAAACAGACCAGCGATGAGTCGAGTGACGATTCTAGCGATTGGATTTGCATGCCGAAAGAAAATTCCGACAGTTCTGATGGCATAGAGTTCGTTGATTCAAACGGCGCTGTCATGAAATACGCCGAAGACTCTGACAACGATCCAAATCCATCGAAAGAAAATAAGGAAAGTAACAACGAGATTCAGTTTATGTACATTCAGATggaattttgtgagaaattgaCGTTGCGAACGGCGATCGACAACAATTTGTATGAAGACACGGACAGATTATGGCGTCTTTTCCGCGAAATTTGCGAAGGATTGTTTCATATCCATCAACAAGGCATGATTCATCGCGATTTAAAACccgtaaatattttcttagacTCCCGAGATCAAGTAAAAATCGGAGATTTTGGACTTGCGACGACAAGTGTGTTAGCATTACAAGACACAACGACCATGCAATCGTCAAATCAACACAATTCAAGCTCTCTCACGGGAAATGTCGGCACTGCGCTATACGTTGCACCTGAACTCGCTTCGACAAATGCCTCAAAATCGACTTACAATCAAAAAGTTGATCTATATTCGCTCGGAATCATCTTATTTGAGATGTGTTCACCTCCTTTAGCTACTGGCATGGAACGTGTGAAGACAATTTTGGCAATTCGATCTCCTTCGATAACATTACCGGACTACATGTTGAAAGATCCAAACAAAAGTCAACAAGTTCAACTGATAAAATGGCTCCTAAATCATGATCCGAAGCAGAGACCAACGACAGAAGAGCTTCTCTCCTCCGATTTGCTGCCATCACAAAAACTCGAAGCAAACGAACTGCAGGAAATGGTACGTCACGTACTCGCAAACCCCCAAAGCCGAATTTACAAACATTTAATCGCGAGATGCTTGGCACAAGAGAGCGATATTCTCACGGAAATGACTTACCACACAGATATGATGCCAATTTTGCCACTTTTTGAGTTTGTCAagacgaaaatttcaaaactcttTGTCTTGCATGGCGGAATTGAAGTTGTTACGCCACTTTTGACGCCAATGTCGTCGACAATTTATCCAAATACGGTCCGTTTGATGACCCATTCGGGCTCTGTGGTGTGTCTCCCTTACGATTTACGTCTTCCTTTTATACGACACGTCGCATTGAACGGGATTTCGTTCATTCGACGTTACAGCATTGGTCGCGTTTATCGcgaaaagaaagtttttaacttccatccgaaacaaattttcgaaggaGCTTTTGATATCATCACGCCGAACCGAGGAAACTTGTTAGCAGATGCCGAGCTACTTTTTATCGCGTACGACATCGTGAATGAGCTGCCAATTTTAGCACAACGAAATATTTCCTTCCGCCTGAATCACACAAGTCTTCTGCGAGCCATTTTATTGTATTGCAATGTGCCGCAAGGGCGCTACAACGACGTTTTAGCTCTAACGAACGACTTTTTAGAAGGAAAAATGTCcaaatttcaactaaattcTTCAATCAACTCCATTTTGGATCATTCGTCGAAACATACGTCAACTTTGATTGAATTGTTGCAAGTTGATACGACAGTAGCGAATATTAACAGCACCGTGCTACGAACTTTGATCAAGGGACGCGGCGAAGCAGCTCAATTAGCCAAAGTTGCCATCAAAGAGGTTGAATTCGTTGTCATGTTGGCACAAACTTTCGGCGTTACTTGTCCAATGCACTTAAATGCCGGTTTTGGCGGCGGcgaaaacttaaatttgaagTCTGGCGGGATCGTGTGGCAAATGACGGGCGATCTGAAAGCAGGAAGACACAACAAATCGACGACTTTGGCAGCTGGCGGGAGATACGACGATAAAATATTGGAGAGTCA GAAAATTGCGAGCAACACAGGAATCACAATCCCAAATCGCGGTATGAGCGGATGCGGATTTTCCTTTGCGCTCGATAAACTCGTTTACGCTCTCCGCCTTTCCGAAGACGAAATCAAACACAGTTCCGTGGATATTGTCATCTGTGTCGTTCCCGGATCGCCCATCAAGGAAGTTGCTCAAACGCTGCGCACTTTTTGGTCTGCCGGTTTGAAAGCTGGAACCGCAGAGGCAAATTCCTTTAACGAAGCACAAGACATGGCGAAGGATTTGTGTGCGAAACACGTCATTCTACTTGGAGCTGGAGGCGAATTTCGCGTTCGTACATgggagaaaaatcaatttcaggaGAAGAAAGTGATGAAACACGAACTTATCTCGTATTTGTCGAACGTTCCAAACAGCCAGACACTCATGACGTCGTCGACATCGAATTTTGGGCATGCCACAAATAACATCGTGAACTCCGTCAAGATCAACAATCAGTTTAATACGTGCCTGCCAACGCTGGATTACGTCTTCAGACTCTCGGAAAAGGTATCGACGAGCAAACGGAAGCGGTATGAAGGACAAATTGAGCAAACGGTGtctccgattttgtcgaaatttgctaaaaaggagaaaattacGATAATTGCTGTGGAATTGGGCATGAATGTGGTAAAAGCAATGATAGCTACGATCGATCCTTGTCCCGAAAGTCTCGAAGATGACGCCATCTCCGGTctcaatcaattaattgagaa gttcccgaaacacaaaaaagtgataaaagacGTCTACGATGAGATTTACGACATTTTAGCTGACACCCAAAACTCATCCATCGTTGGAATCTACTCAATTGTCGATTGTTACTACCgattacttttataa
- the LOC134838540 gene encoding general odorant-binding protein 69a-like, with the protein MAKQIFLVVLLVAYSQSFDIETFDFPDQIKAQLIQMSNKCVESTGAERKVMRQCSETGQIPDDPKVKCYLKCLHDNFNVDLEKQVASITHDDTHAHDINEHVHQLVEHLQKNCGGLSHDDKCEEAWMKANCQLKNFKGEIAFCFAAPFFGH; encoded by the exons AtggcaaaacaaatttttctcgtaGTACTTTTGGTGGCTTATTCACAAAGTTTTGACATCGAAACGTTCGATTTTCCGGACCAAATTAAGGCGCAGCTCATCCAGATGTCCAACAAATGCGTCGAATCCACGGGAGCCGAAAGGAAAGTCATGCGACAATGTTCCGAAACGGGCCAAATCCCCGACGATCCAAAGGTGAAATGTTATTTGAAGTGTTTGCACGATAATTTTAACGTGGATTTGGAGAAACAAGTTGCTTCGATAACGCATGATGATACCCACGCACATGACATTAACGAGCATGTCCATCAATTGGTCGAACATTTGCAGAAAAATTGCGGAGgacttt ctcatGACGACAAATGTGAAGAAGCCTGGATGAAAGCAAATTGCCAATTGAAGAACTTCAAAGGAGAAATTGCTTTTTGTTTCGCAGCTCCGTTCTTTGGACACTAA